The genomic region AAAACCGCTTAGATTTAAACCGCTATTGGCAGCTTCCGCCTTGGGGAACCGCAGCAGCGCCTGCGCTAGCAATTTGCGGGTTCATAAATTCCAACCCTTTAATTTCAGCTATACCGCCAAAGTCAAGCAATGTTCGTCCTTCCCATAAAAATGTGGGGGAACCGCTTACACCTACTTCCTGTGCGTATTTAGCATCTTTTTTAAGAAGTTCAACGCCCATTTTCCAATTAGCATCAATTGATGTTACGGGGATTCCCGCTTTTTTAAGAGCTTCGTCCCAACGGCTGGAAGTATAATCTTTATTTCTTATTTCAAGATATTTCCAAAACTTTGAAGGATATTTTGCATGTATAATTAACTGCCTTACGTTTTCTTCCCATTCAGCGGTTCCGTGCAGACTTCTAAAGTTACCGTCGCCCATGTCTGTAACGATATATCTTAATTTTACTTTTATATCTTTGGGGAATTTGCCGGCGTTTTTTGCTTCAATAATTTTATTTTCAGCCATAGCGCCGTAAGGGCATTGTGACATTACAAAAACTTCAAGAAGGTTTTTTTGTAAAGGCCTGTTAATAAAAACGCCTTGTCTTGTTTGTTTTTCAAAAACAATATAGTCGCCGTGCGTTTTAATATAGCCCGCGTCAATATGTTGTTTAAAAACTTTTTCTGTTTCAGGGGTCTTTTTAACTAAGTAAAGAGGCAAAAAATCAAAATCTAAACCGGCGTAGTCAAGACTTTCTTTTGCTATCGCGTAATCAACAACCGTAACGTTTGCCGGAGCGCCCGCAAAAGCCTGTAAACCCTGTGTAAGAGCTAAATCCTGCATACCCGCTTTTTCAACAGAGGTTTGAATTACAATCATATCAAAAGGTTGAACTTCGGCCTCTTGAGTTTGGGGCTGAGCCGCCGCATTTTCTTTTACATTGTTTTTAGCGCAAGCGCCAAAAACAAGAATTACCGCTAACAATAAAGCTATTTTTTTCATATTTACCCTTTTTATTTATCCTCTAAATCAAGTTTTATGCCTTTTAGGCCGATAGCGCATAATAAATTATAAACAAAGGCACCTATTAATGTGCAGACAAGTACTATTAAAGTGTTAACAATGGCCCTGAAAAGAGAGGAAACCAATGCGTTTACAAAAGAATCACCTGTAGGCGCGAACATATCCAAAAAACTTCCTATCAGCATTATTGAAAATACAGCTACGGGCAATGCTGAAAAAAGAAGCGACATAATACTTATTTTCTTTATTTCTATTCTCATGTTTATCTCCTAAATGGCATGTAGCATTTATATATGATACAAATTTTAATAATTAAATTATTACTTTTCCGGCTCTAAAACAATCATCGTTCTAGGGTTTTCTTCCAAAACGGGCAGCTGCACGGCCCTGATGCTGAATTTGTTACTTCCTACAGCTGTTTCGCCCCTGTATACTTTGCCCGGTTCATCCATAGCTTTGCCGATTACTTCTATTATCTGGCTTTGCTGCCCGTCAAAAATATCTAACAAGTGTAAAGGCCCGTCTTTTTTAACTTCAATCTCAAAATTAGCGAACATAATGTTATTATCTTCGTCAACAACCAAAGCTCTTGAACCTTTTGTTATAGAAACAGCCAAAAGAGCTTTCCACCAAAGCTGTTCCATTTCTTCTTTTTTCCTGGACTGCGCTTCTATACCGCTAAATTCTTTTTTAACGCGTTTTAAAAATTCATTAACAGCTACGGCAACATCGCCTATCTCATCATTGCGTTCTTTAAAGTGAATCCTAAGTTCTTTTAAAGACACTGTTTCAATACTTGATACAAGACTATTTAACGGATTAATAATTTTAAGATAAATAAATACCGTTAAAATAAAGCCCATAAGCGCCATAATTATAAACGCGCTGTAACCGTATTTTATAGTAGCGTCGTTAATAAGACGTTTTGCGCTTTCTCTTGAAACCTGGATATTAACAACGCCTATAATTTCATCCTGCGCGG from Elusimicrobium minutum Pei191 harbors:
- a CDS encoding DsbA family protein, yielding MKKIALLLAVILVFGACAKNNVKENAAAQPQTQEAEVQPFDMIVIQTSVEKAGMQDLALTQGLQAFAGAPANVTVVDYAIAKESLDYAGLDFDFLPLYLVKKTPETEKVFKQHIDAGYIKTHGDYIVFEKQTRQGVFINRPLQKNLLEVFVMSQCPYGAMAENKIIEAKNAGKFPKDIKVKLRYIVTDMGDGNFRSLHGTAEWEENVRQLIIHAKYPSKFWKYLEIRNKDYTSSRWDEALKKAGIPVTSIDANWKMGVELLKKDAKYAQEVGVSGSPTFLWEGRTLLDFGGIAEIKGLEFMNPQIASAGAAAVPQGGSCQ
- a CDS encoding HAMP domain-containing protein, with translation MRLGLKWFVCYAATAIYVIVIGGFFFFNMFKFVFDHKLQQEVAEQVVTRKPTLAQGLASNKPMVDPSELFLLTSWLKADDRIQSIIYLNRDASIRWHKVNQYLGKSYDDARAEDVFFTNAVAQSFNTGRPRVIMYGNGNYYDMAFPLRSAQDEIIGVVNIQVSRESAKRLINDATIKYGYSAFIIMALMGFILTVFIYLKIINPLNSLVSSIETVSLKELRIHFKERNDEIGDVAVAVNEFLKRVKKEFSGIEAQSRKKEEMEQLWWKALLAVSITKGSRALVVDEDNNIMFANFEIEVKKDGPLHLLDIFDGQQSQIIEVIGKAMDEPGKVYRGETAVGSNKFSIRAVQLPVLEENPRTMIVLEPEK